In one window of Lampris incognitus isolate fLamInc1 chromosome 3, fLamInc1.hap2, whole genome shotgun sequence DNA:
- the polr2eb gene encoding DNA-directed RNA polymerases I, II, and III subunit RPABC1: MDDEEETYRLWKIRKTIMQLCHDRGYLVTQDELDQTLDEFKSQFGDKPSEGRPRRTDLTVLVAHNDDPTDQMFVFFPEEPKVGIKTIKMYCQRMQEENITRAIIVVQMGMTPSAKQSLVDMAPKYILEQFLQQELLINITEHELVPEHMVMTKEEVTELLARYKLKESQLPRIQAGDPVARYFGLKRGQVVKIIRPSETAGRYITYRLVQ, encoded by the exons ATGGACGACGAAGAAGAAACATACAGGCTATGGAAAATTCGTAAAACTATCATGCAG CTGTGCCATGACAGAGGCTACTTAGTTACCCAGGACGAGTTGGACCAAACTCTTGATGAGTTCAAGAGTCAGTTTGGAGACAAGCCTAGTGAAGGTCGCCCCAGGCGGACAGACCTCACTGTGCTTGTTGCACACAATGATGACCCCACTGACCAGATGTTTGTTTTCTTTCCTG AGGAGCCGAAGGTTGGAATCAAGACTATCAAGATGTACTGTCAGAGGATGCAGGAAGAAAACATCACAAGGGCCATTATTGTTGTTCAGATGGGCATGACACCATCAGCCAAACAA TCTCTAGTTGACATGGCTCCTAAATACATTCTGGAGCAGTTTCTACAACAGGAGCTGCTCATCAACATTACTGAACATGAG CTTGTCCCAGAACACATGGTCATGACCAAAGAGGAGGTGACCGAGCTTTTGGCAAGATA TAAACTAAAGGAGAGTCAGCTGCCAAGGATCCAGGCTGGGGACCCTGTGGCTCGTTACTTTGGCCTGAAAAGAGGACAG GTA